The Centropristis striata isolate RG_2023a ecotype Rhode Island chromosome 1, C.striata_1.0, whole genome shotgun sequence nucleotide sequence AGTCACAGCTGGAAAGTATCAGCTAGACAGATTTAGTTAAGCTGTTACCATCTCTGTCGACTGAAGTGAGAACCACATAGTCCAGCCCCCAGGCAGCGATGGCCTTGGCTGTATTGTAGGGCTCGTCTGGGTCCAGAGGCGGAGGCTTGCGGGCCGTCTTTATGGAGCAGAACCTGCACCCACGGGTACACGTGTCTCCCATGAGCTGCATAATAAAAGAGGCAccgatatgaaaacttttttttacagaacatataatgcaaaAAACTATGCTTACATGATAGGAATGCTgttgtctatttattttattctttatttcaatGGTTAGTAATCAGTAATTTTTCCCCTCCAAAGTCAATTGTGAAATTAAGCCTCCTGGCCTTAGTTCCCGTTAACCATTATCGAAGGTCTGAATGTGCAAACAAAGATACTGTGTGTTATCCAAAGATTCTTGTTATGGCTGAGAAGCTCAGAGATTTATCTGAAGATGCTTAACTGAATATTAGAAAAattctaaatctaaaaaaaacacaagctcACTCTTTGTGAATTCATCTTTAAACTGCCATCACACTTACACACATTGAGCAAATCTAATGGTCACACCTTCTCCTGCAAATGGTTTAAGCACTGCGTTGCTCATTGCTTACACAAAATGTTCTATGACTTTTAACACTCTTTCCCAAACATTTCGCAAAAAGTGACATGAAATTGTCATTTCATCATTGTTAGAATGGAATAATGCGCCAAAGCAATCTCGAAAAactgtgcatgtttttgcatgGATCTTGGATTATATCTATAAAAAGATGTGAAACTGAAAGTGTTTTATAAAGGAATACATAAATATAgaatttatttcttcttctattttgGAAAATATGAGCTCATGTAGAGACATACACATGTACCGGATGTACAGAGATAAAATCAAAGGGCTTTTTTGTGTGGTTCTCTATAACAGAGTCACATTGTGCCAGGAGACTGACCATGATGGTGGCTGTGGCTGTGGCGTACTCTCCTCCCCCCCAGCACTCCCCGATGTTAGGACACCTGGCCTCCTCACACAcctgagaaacacacagacagagtgtTACAATACAAAAGAACAACAGACACATGGTTATTGGATTTGTCTGCATTGACAGATATATTTATCCAAGATATTAGTCTGATAAGAAAATagttttaccaaaataaaagttgacataTCACTTGAGCCCATGGATTTGAAGGATATCATGCcagcatttcttttgttttgggtTTCTAAATGTGAGAGTGACTGACCTTATTCTGCTTCTAACATTTTACAACCATGAGTCAAAATTCAATATAAGCAAACCCGCATTCTCTGTTTTCATGAACActgacaaaaatgttgaaatagaCTCAATAGTCAAATAGTCAACAGATAACATTTTCTGTATAACATTCTTTTTGTTTCCTCCCCATGTTCTAATAATTATGCTCTGACACATAGGGCTGGGACAAAATATCGATATGGTAACATATCGTATTACTTCTTCGTCACATTAAGAACAGTGAAACTGACTCCCATCCGACAGGAATCCTGCAGGAAAAATGTTACCCTCTGAGGTCTAAACAACTCACTGTGTGCAGGTTAAGGTCTCTCAGTGTGTTCTTTAGCCggttgtagttttttccaaTAGGGATCTCTGTCTTCAGCCATGGAGGAAGCCGCAGCCTGTtgcaaaaaacagcagaagagcCATTCACTAAATGTGCCGAGAGTAGTCTCATCTCCATGTAGGTGTGAACCATGGGGAtaaaatcacattatttgtAACTAGACATTATGATGCAGAAACTTCacctaaaaacatatttatagaTGCAATAACCAGAATATTCATAAAACCACAAAGCAGTCCtgctgaaaaaaacccaaacagaaACAGATGAATACAAACAGAGATGTTAAAGGGAAAGCTACATTAGCGAGTTCTCGTCATACTGTGATTTGCTTTGCCCTTCCTATAGAGCAGAGAAACTTCAAGGGGAGAAACAGAAAACTATATGTTGTTCATTTCTgctttcatatatatatatatatatatatatatatatttattgtttatggTTTTAGCTAGCAGTAAAACTTTTCTTAAATCTAATCATCATTGGAggatatttttctctctctttgttttgttgaaAAGTAAAATGAGTCTAATTTGAAAAATTTAGACCAGCTCGTCACTTCATATCACATAAATAGCCAAGAGCGTCTTTGAAATTACTTGTGTTGGTATTTGAGCTgtggtggtgctgctgcagttttaattaagtaaaacaaTAACTGTTATGATTATTCTTACTATTTTACACAGCAAATGTCAGATAAAATGCATGATTATTTCGCCGGGTAGCATGCCCCATCTAAGGCAACAAAGTCTGACAGAAAGTACAGTTAGACCTCAAACTGATTAATTTGTGCATGGTCGAGATAGTGTACAGCAGATAAGGCTTGATCTGTGAACCCTTCTCATACACAGGTAAACTAGGAAACTAAAGGAAAAATCCCCTGAAAAGTCTCCTGCTGCGTTCAGGTGCTGAATGCAGAATGGGAAGATAGGAACAGCTCCTTAAAGTCTATGTCGAGGAAAAATTGCATATAATGGAAAAATCCCACTTTCCTATTCCTGTTTACGCCAGCTGCAATGCCCCAGAGGCCTCACctctctcccttctctctcttcagGGCGCCTCTGTACTCTGCCCACTTGCTTTTCTCAGATAAGTCCCCTGAAATGAAGTCCTGCAGGTCAGGCCCGTCGTCACTCAGCAGCTCCTTCTTCCTTTCGGTCCGCTCCGGGGAGGACTTCGCCACTGTTGTCAGACTGCTGGTGTACCCCTTCAGGAACAGGACTCATGGTTAGTTCACAAAATCCCTCCGTACACTGCCATGATGTATGTGAATCCTCACCACTTATTTGGGGAGTTATAAACACTCTGTTACTGTCACCACTGCTGAGTTACTTAACATACGTAACGTAACAAGGCCCGTGACCAGGCTCACAACCGATTATTAACCGATAATTGATTCCTCACGATACCGTCTGTGTTGGAGAATAATCGAGTAGCGGAAATACGTACATGTGGGACACATCTGGGACTCAGCCATAGGTGTTTTGTGGAGAAGCGGCCAGCCACACAACAGCTTTGTTTGAGCAGCGCCATGACTTTAGCTAACAGCGGCTGTCATTGGCAACAAACCTCGGTGAGCGGCTGCTTTGGTCTCCTGCTGCGTTCAGGTGCTGAAtgcagatacaaacattctggGTCAACATTCACAATTGGATTAAACAAAAAATCTTATTATTTCCTGCTGCTATCTCTAGAGACGATGTCACTTTCTGTATgcttttgcaaaacaaaaacgaTGAACTATGTTGCAACGTTATCCTTTGCCTAGCAAAATTTTTCATCCACAAGAATGGAGCTATGAAATCATCCCCCAAATGTATTGTCTTTATGAATGaattcaaattgtacttaaaatctctaaaaaatTCTAACAATAACAAAGGCACCACAATTATATGATCtcttgaaacattttaatactGAAATCaacagttaaaactaatttgaatcccccttattgaaaacaacatttagactgttttatatgtattttatctttgtctatttatttttattttatttcaactgctctgaatttacaatatttatgttattattataagttttactgTTGATTGATGTTCACCTCGCATTCTTATGCAAGGTATGTACTGTGAAAAACGTgcaagaaatgtttatttttttaattttcaataaagcattaaaaaaaagtctatgtTGAGGACAGGTGTTTTGTAAAATTGCATATAATGGTAAACATTATAACATAGTTTTTAATAGATTAAATACATTGCCATGCATCTTGAGAATATGAACTAGAAGTTGAACTCATAATAAAGTACGTAAGTGGATTTTTAAATTAAGGCTACTTTAATTTATCCAACaaaccactttaaaaaatgttgaacaTGTCTTTCTGAACCATATGTAATCCTTAATACTGGCACAGAAACAAGtatatgtttaatttatttatgttacttTCTTCTTGGTTGATTTTGAAACGGTATTATATTTGTTATGTGGGATACTTCATGTAATGCCATTGTAAAAACACCATAATaactacattcacaaaaattatGAAtgctttttaataatgtttatttcatttttcgtCATGGCTCTCTTTTCTAACCTGGCAGGCTTATGATTAATTGACTCAAACTAAGTGTAGACctgctggtaaaaaaaacaaacaaacaaacaaacaaaaaaaacaaaaacccggCCGAATATTAACTTCATGCacactttttaaatgaaaaaaaaaaagatctgaaaATGGAAACGGGAATGTTTTTCCCACTCGGCTGACCGTAAAAGCGGCCTTTACAAACGGACGTGAACGCGACAGAGCTAAATGTAAATACATGTTACTAATAGCTAGACATTAAACCAACTTCTAGATGGTGGTTGGTACCTGTTGCTTATTTTAGTGCGACAACATTCTCTTAATTGCAACATTTCTAATTGCAACATTTCTGTTGCAATTAAGAACCAACATATATGCATAGGGAAAATAATCATGAAGTTCTTCGATCGGCTCCTCATGTCTGATGACGGCACGTACGTGCGCTACAATTGCGTCGTGAcgtccttccttcctcctttcctctgctACCGGCGAGGTGAGGATAGCTAGAAATTTACTCCCTGGGTTTCATCTAACTCCATCTGTGtcaattaaacatgtttttgtcctAACTTTGGCCTATCTGACGCGGATATTATTGTTTAACATTCCATAAGCTGTATTTTTGCCTTAACTTTAGGTTTGTTGAGaaatatgttaatgtttttCCCATTGATTGCTGCCCGAGGCCTTGCGTTGTAGCTCTGTGTGAAGGGCCGCAGCGCGTTTAACAATATGATTGTTCAATATATATAGTTCGTGTAGTTTCAGCTGTTAATAACGTCTGTTAATTGGTAGAATCGTTGTTTCTGTTATCTGGTACACATGGGTAACACCGGTGACAATCCCTGATGTAGCTTTCTGTTAACATTAGCACCATTGCTAGCAGATAACGCAGTAAGGCTTTGCCCAGTTAACGTTACTCAAGTTTACAGTGGCCACATTTTATCCAAACAGCTGTTTATAATGTGTAATCAAACAATACAGTAGTTGTGTGGTGTGATGTACAACATGCCGGGCCAGCACTGGATACTCTGCACCCTCAAAGATAAACTTAAGAAGTACAGCTTTGGAAAGTAGAGCTGACACATTAAAAGTTGTTAATACGCTACAGACCATTAAACACATTCTGTGTCTGCCTTTTTTTTATAGAATGAAGACCATTCTCAGCAGTCAGACGGTCGAAATCCCCGACAATGGTAAGAAGCTGCTGGAATTTGCACACTTATCAGGGTGAGCCTATTGTTAACGGATGTCGTGTTATATGGCTTAccttttttctgtgtatttttgcagTCGAGGTGAGGTTGAAGGGGCGGACAGTGACAGTCAAGGGGCCCCGTGGCAAACTCGTCAGGGAGTTCAACCACATCAACCTGGAGCTCAGTCTGCTGGgcaagaaacagaagaaagtaAGGAAAAGTCTTAAGTGATGTGACATGCACTGAACTATGATAAATACTGTGGTCCTGCTACAGAAGTTTAGGCAGTTTATAATACTGCTGGGGCACATTGTTGAGTGATAACCACAAGAACTTGTGAAAAATTGTGAGATTATCAAATTGATGCACAAAGCAGTGATCTTTGTCCCTGACGTTTTTGCTCACATAATGCATGTAAAAAAGCTAGATATTACCATAAGGGTTTTTTTGAGCATATGGGtgatttttcagaataaaaattGTTATTTGTATCACAACAAATTTGGATAACAAAAAGCATTTGGCTTAATGTACTCACAGATAACTTAAAGGCAGCTAAGTGTAGTGTTTTTGCCAAATTAGGATAAGGAAAGCCAAAGCAGCAACTTTTACACACAACTTTGAGTTGATGGTTAATACTTTGTAGTCTGAAAAATAGCTATATTCTGTAGTGTAAAAGTAAGCATCCTGCTTCATCAAAATGGTATAATCAGTTAAGTAAAAGGATGACTCTTTTGAAAAGTGAGTAACcatctttaaatgttaaattagtCTTAGTTATTGAGATGGTCCTGAACATTCATAGCTGGTGTACCATGTAGAGCTGCAACGAAAACTCACTCTATTCTTACTCTACAAGTGTCAACTATATCTTCAAATTGTATGTTTACTGACAAACGACaagaaaaattgacaaaataattgGCTTTGATTGTGATTATAACACAATTGGTAACAAATTGGCTAAATGTGTTtagttttctgttattttacagatgaATCAGTTTCAGTTTTTGTACAGTTTGATGAGATGTGCTGTCCTCCTCAGCTTCGTGTGGATAAATGGTGGGGAAACAGGAAGGAGCTGGCCACAGTCCGCACCATCTGCAGCCACGTCCAGAACATGATCAAGGGGGTCACTTTGGTGAGACTACAGTTCAATTTGTCTGATGCTGTCAGAGGTGTTGACAAAGGCTAATTGTGTAGATGTCAAACTGTTACAATAACATCTGTGCCCAGTCTTTATGGTGGGATTAGTATGTTTTGTAGTCATAGTttctgttctgtctgtctggttATTGCTGATAGAACAACTTATTTTGTTTAGCCTTTATACCCCGATTTAATGCCTCTCTCGCCTCTGTCTGACTGCAGGGTTTCCGGTACAAAATGCGTTCCGTGTACGCCCATTTCCCCATTAACGTCGTCATTCAGGAGAGTGGAACTCTGGTGGAGATCAGGAACTTCCTGGGAGAGAAGTACATCCGCCGTGTCCGAATGAGGGCTGGTGAGTGCTAaaagtcatggaaataatttaATTGGGGTCCAAGAATATATTCTATAAAGTTAATGAGATGTGGTATTAGTTGGGGTGTGGGGGGAATTTAAGCATCATCGATAGGGGTGGAAAATGTGTATAATTATTGGTATATCAAACGTAATTTAATGTTTCCTTGTATTTTGAAGCAGTAATGTGCTAAGCTACATATAGACTTCTTGAGGGGTAAGGTTTCTAGAGACTACTTGTAGTGCAGTctgtaatataattttttgCATCTTCTCTCCGTCTCACAGGTGTGAACTGTGCAGTCTCAGCTGCCCAGAAGGACGAGCTGGTGCTGGAGGGAAACGACATTGAGCTGGTGTCAAACTCgggtaaactttttttctctacagTTCTCCACAGCTGTAGCAGTTATTTTTCTccaaatgacagtaaaagacttcATAAGGCAAAGATCCTGCCACATGTTGGAACCCACACATTCTGCCTCTTGGCTGTTAAACGAAGATGTTTCACATTGTTTTGTCGCCATTCCCAGAGCAATATCCCTGATATAATTATGTGCGTTCAGTGGTGCTGCCTTAAAGGGATCGGTCACGTGATCAGCAGATCAGCTACTTCATTTACCCCTCAAAACTGTAGAACCTTCTGTGCTGCTAGTTTAACATCAGTCATATGGTGTTGTAGTTAATCATGTCAAATCCTGTCTTCCCTAATAGCCCTCTTCATTCTACAGAACAAACTGAATATTCCCCTCATCTTTCAACATGAGTTTGACAACTTGTAATTGTGTTGTGCAATTAAATGGCAGTGGTATTTTTTTTAGCCATATATAAAGCTGTGCATTGCCGTTGAGTTTTATCATTGACGTTGTGATGTAGAAAATTGCAGCTAAATCTTTGTTTGGTTTAAAATCTATTCTAATCTGTTATTTCAAGCACTTAAATATCTTTCAAAATGCAGTATTTGGTTGCATAAATGACTGAAGACGGTGGTTCCCAAACTATTGTTTATGGCAAATACCAATTGAAGTTACATCTGCCGAGCACTTGTGACATACCTTCACCAGGAAAATTGAAAAACTTCAAACCAAAATCTAGCAAAATAGATTATATTTACCAACTCACATTGCCATATATGTTGCCAACCCACTGTCTTCAGTTATCTACAATCACAAATGATGGCAGCACTTTTTTAAATGGCGTACATCTGAACATAATTGAACATGAGCATTATCACAGTACCctttcctcacctcctcccctcCAACCTTCTCTTTAGTGACAGTGTTGCAGGAATGACGTGTTAAAGTTCCCTCAACAAAAAGTCAACAGGATGTTTTCTTTTGgttattgcaaaaaaacaagttcTGTGGTGAACATTGATACTGATATGTTTTGATCAGCAAGACAATCTTCACaaattaacacaactttaatgaTTTTTGGAGTCAATTCAATCACCAGAAGTAAAAATGTTGGTCTATAATGAACTATACCTTGGCTGGGAACTTCAACGTCACCACCACTAAGATGAAGATGGCAGAATTGTCTGTGACAACCTCTGCAGTCTGATTTGGTCACTTGTTAGCAGCTACCTATTTTAAGACATGTAGGAGCTTCAGAGTTGGTAGTCGACTGACTTATTTAATGGCGTAGAACAAAACATAAACTCTTTAAAggtaaccacagaccttattttaggcattaaacaaaaaaaacattgactgAAACGAGGGAACCAAAAGTGCTAAAATGCAAACTAATTTCTGGGTTTTTGGCATCATTCCTGCACCACCCTGTTGTGATCCCATGTGTGACGTGTTTCTTATCATCCCAACCTTTCTCTGTTCCAGCTGCTCTGATCCAACAGGCCACCACAGTCAAAAATAAGGATATCAGAAAGTTCTTGGACGGTATTTACGTGTCTGAGAAGGGAACAGTAGTGGATTTGCCTCAGTAAAAGTTACATCTGCAGTCGTCGAGGTTAGACCACGCCGTCGAGGCCTCCCTTACGGCCTCGTCTGTTTTCTTTGCATGCTCCTTACACAGTCTGTCTTTGTGGCGTTGCAAAGACATGTTTGTCCTTTTCTGTAATTGCTTTCTCTGTTTCAGAGATTCTTTGCCTTTTTTGGAAACGTTTATTTGTGTTAAGGCTGGGCAGTATGATACTACAGATTTTCTTCAAGTAATCTTATTAATTTTAGTATTATTTCTGCAAGTCAGAAATgtagtaagaaaaaaaaaagctaatttctCAGAGCCAAAGATGTCATAGATAAATGGCTCTTTAATTGTACCAACAAGTCAAAACTCAAAAGACTTTGAAAATTTGCTATCATGTATgatgaagaaaaccatgataAACATACATTATAATAAGCTAGAATGAGCAAATGTTTGGCATTGCTTTGAACAATGACTGAAACAATTGATAGAATAATTGTCCAATACATTATTCCTGACATTTAATATTGATATTTCGCTGCTGTTGCAGATCTTTTGTTAATCACTTCCACACATCTGGAGAATACATTTAGCGTACTGGTATATTCCAACATAGTAGGTGTATTCAAAGAATTTTAAGTACGATGACTAGTGCCAATATTTTTGGCATCAAGTCAAAACTCTTTACAGGCAAGTTAACAATgcatatatggtttataaattagAATTTGTTTATAATTAATTTGGGCCACGGTTTTGTAAATGAATACATGATCATGTCACCACATTACGGTTCTGTCTATAATATTGCACTGTTGCCCAGCCAGTTTATTGCTTCAGATAGCTTGTGTTTTTGAGTTGAATGTTTACCACTAACCACAGCATGAATCTAAAATCTGGATTGTGAAACCTTTGTTAGATGTTTTCTGAAGAACATGTAATGGTGCGCATGTCACGCAGGCTATAGTGATTTAGCATGTTATACGGTAAGATTTGAAGCCCGTCCGTGTGTTACGTGTGATCAGGTCTCGCCCGCTCACACTCTGCTCTTCTGCTTCTTTTCAGCGGCTTTGATCCAACAGGCCACCACGGTCAGAAATAAGGACATCAGGAAATTCCTGGACGGCATCTATGTCAGTGAGAAGACAACTGTAGTGCAGCAAGAGGCAGAATAATTGTTCCTTATGTCCGGTTATGACCAATAAATACCAACTTTTCCAATCAATCCGACCTCTGGTTCTTTTTGTCGCCCTCATTTGATTTGCTGAGCTGCAGGACAGGGTGGGTTTAGTGAAGACAGTTGTCGCATAAATTGTAAATAATAGAAATGCTGTGTGACAGTAATGCTAACTCAAAAGTATAATTATAAAATTGCAGTTTAACGTGAATTCAAAAATTACTAACACTTTCTGTTCACATCTGAAGTGtgatacacaaaatgaaattactaAATGGGGTCAAAATTTTGCTGTAAATATGTGACATATTTAAGGCAAAGCACGACAGGCAGAAGAATCATTTTTTATGGACTAGTgaattttgatattttgggaTGTTTTGTCCATTATAGCTACCCCTGGTTCTATTAGCTAGGTAACTTATAGATAGCATGCAAAGAAAACTTCTACGTGAAGGTGAAAGGTCAAGTCTATGTGGCTGCCTGAAGGAAGCATTACAGACATGCCTTCAgggcaaataaaaatgtaaatttttatTGCTCCGAATTGTACAAcccagattttaaaaatggggcataaataaagcagaatgcaataatttgctgaTCCTTTGTGATATTTATATCCAACTAGAAACTGTACAAAAACAGGtgtttaacctcttaaaaccacCTGCATTCCAGTGTGTATGGGTAGGGGGTGGGgttagacaaaaaaaactttttttgttttttttaactgatctAGTTTGTTGTTTAAACCACATGCAACAAGCACaactgcagaaactagaagctttaaccctttaaatgaaGTCTCAAACATGTATTGTTGGCCCtacagttcttctgttataagctCTGTCTCAAAGTTTTAAATTGGTCTAATCCTAAATCTACTCAGACAGGTGGGTTCTTAAAGGTtattgttcaaactgataaccatatgtgtttgtaaatataaactaaaaattctgtttttactacccaaaaatagcaacaattttATTTAACTCCCTTAATCATTAAGCAAGAATTAATGTAGTCTAATTACCAGCACTATACTGCACAATACAGTTAAACACATACTCTCCACACTCCTCTTAAATGAAAAACTATAAGGCATGGTGTCATTCTTTTGAtcttatgtgtatgtatgtgaacATCTGATTCtatttaattgttgttttttactacatttaggCTTTGTTTGCTCTATGCGGTGCCCAAATCTAAAATGTTTTACAGATctgtaaaaagttacaaaaaatttACATCACATAATAGGTCTATTGACACCATTCTTTTAATAAATATCTGATTCAGTCTTGTTTTAAAGTCTCAATCTTTATCTCTcagtatttacatatttaaaagtaaatatagtcatgTCTTTTTCCCTCgttccttttcttattttttttttccaattctgcctaatttctttgttgttctttGTCTTGTTGTATAAATTAAGTTTGTGCCTGCTGGAGATGTGGTATAGAAGGAGctaatcattttcatgttttctggAACTGTCAAATTATTCAAAGGTACTGGGTTAAGATTCATCATCATGTGCAGAATGTGTTCTCAATTGTTTCCccctttttatttgaaactgtAACTCTCTGTAACATAATACTAGACGGCTTTAGCAATGGAGACAAGAAACTGCTTTATATTCTTTTAGCAGCAAGCAAAAAGGCCATTACCAGAAGATGGCTCAAGCCTGAGCAACCAAGAAATGAGGACTGTATCAACATTCTAcaagaaatctccaaaatggaAAATGTGACTTTTCAACTAAAATTGCAAAAGGACTCATTTTATAAAACTTggtcaaaatggacagaatatgtcAAGCCTATAAGATCTGACTTTATATAAAGCTGTCGTTTAACTAAAGTTTAACTAATGACGACTGCTGCAAATGATGATGCTAGAAGAAAAAGATGATGCTGTGTGGTATAGGTACCCCCACCTCAACTGTTCCTGTTTCTTTGTtgtgtataaaatgttaaaaaattccataataaaaagtaaatttaaaaaaacatcaacaaaaaaatacgCTCAGTGACGCATTGACGCACACGTACCAACTCCCGGTTGTGCGTCATCTCCAGGCGACAGTAGAATCCAGCTTCGCGCCAACGGTTGAagggtttaatttaattacttacAAAGTTGAGCTTAAACTGCGAGAAAGCCTGTTCGAAAATGGTACGTTGCAACTTAAAACTATTTATTCGCTTTGTCTGCACGCTGTTGATATAAACAAACCGGTTAAATCAGTCGAAATGAATGCTGTTGTCTTGTTCAGACATGCCTGCTGTTGCTGAAGTCAAGTGCGCAGTGTTAGCTGCAGCTAAAGATAAAAACTGGTCAGCCTGTTCAATAAAGTTAGCAAGTAAAAGTTAATCAGGGAAGATATTATGATCATCGTGTGCTGTGTTGTCGTGTAACAGCTGACATGGGCTGCTGTTTCACTtaaatgaatcacattttaCTCCAAAATTCAATGTCAGAAAGTGGGATCTTCAATCTCTAAAACTTCACTTTGCATCCAGTAAcgtaatataaatatgtattacaGTGCACGGCTGACCTCTGAGTGCTCACTCCACAGTTTTATAATTATCATCACTCGTTAATCATGTTTTAATCTATTCGATAGAACCCCCTGAGGTCTAAGTACTtcctcatttctttttttcttgaagaaTCAATGCTTGACAGCCTGAATTACTTGAATTTtcacatatttggaatatttattttttaattttcgtTGTGcattgtcttatttttttcatctgttttttgtttttttaaatatatggtaGAACCTTTTTGTTATCATCAGGTCTACTGTATTGTGTTGTCGCGGAGACTTGTTtgtgcctgtctgtctgaggTGATATGTACCTATTTATGaaagtttttgtaaaaaaaaaaagaaaagaatgtttttgcaCAGACTGGATGTACAATGGTAACCACTTTATgtcataataatacatttgtgctgctaAAAGAATAAAATGATCCCCCCAATTACACGTTGTCTGTGTGCACACAGGACATCAGGCGGTTCTTTGCACCGACTGCAGCCAAGCCTGCGGTGCAGAAACCAGCTCCAAATGGAAACGTCAAAGCAgacgagaagaagaagaagaatcccCTCTCTTCAGATGaggaaccaaaaaaaaaacagaccgcCAAGGCAAGGAAATGATGTTACCTCCTGCCCACGTTCTTGTCGTGATTAATCCTTTTCAACATCTTATTCATCATGTTTAATTGTGGTTTTTATGCTTCAGGTGAAAACCTCCAAGCCAGAGGAGAAACGCAAGGGTAGTGAGAAGAAACGAAAGAAGCATGCAGTCATAGAATCAGGTATGTATGAATTTGTGCTGCGACATAATCCCCCTACATCATGGTGCAGTCTGTGCCTCTTGTGTGTGGGATCGTTTTTAGAGAAAAATTCCACATGTAAAGTAAagatttttatgaaatattactattttaaGCTAAGATGCGTTTGTCACACATGATTTGTTCCTGGAAAATATGTCTTTCAAGCCTGCTGtgggattcagagggttaaatcactGACATTTGCAATTGTAATACAGTACTTAA carries:
- the rpl9 gene encoding 60S ribosomal protein L9 — protein: MKTILSSQTVEIPDNVEVRLKGRTVTVKGPRGKLVREFNHINLELSLLGKKQKKLRVDKWWGNRKELATVRTICSHVQNMIKGVTLGFRYKMRSVYAHFPINVVIQESGTLVEIRNFLGEKYIRRVRMRAGVNCAVSAAQKDELVLEGNDIELVSNSAALIQQATTVKNKDIRKFLDGIYVSEKGTVVDLPQ
- the lias gene encoding lipoyl synthase, mitochondrial encodes the protein MALLKQSCCVAGRFSTKHLWLSPRCVPHGYTSSLTTVAKSSPERTERKKELLSDDGPDLQDFISGDLSEKSKWAEYRGALKREKGERLRLPPWLKTEIPIGKNYNRLKNTLRDLNLHTVCEEARCPNIGECWGGGEYATATATIMLMGDTCTRGCRFCSIKTARKPPPLDPDEPYNTAKAIAAWGLDYVVLTSVDRDDIADGGAAHFAKTVKYLKERDSQILVECLTPDFRGDLAAVEQIALSGLDVYAHNVETVRELQRFVRDPRANIDQTLSVLKHAKKVKPTVLTKTSIMLGLGETDQQILNTLTELREAGVDCLTLGQYMQPTKRHLKVEEYVTPEKFAYWEKVGNDMGFIYTASGPLVRSSYKAGEFFLKNLLKKKKAEVTIAE